The following nucleotide sequence is from uncultured Roseateles sp..
GCTCATGAAGTCGCCGAAGCGCTTCGGGCTGCCGCCGCCGTCCTCGGCGCCGAACTGGTCCAGCTTCTCGATCACATCGGGCTGGGCCAGCACGGCGTTCAGATCGGCGTTGATGCGCGTCACCAGGGCCGGCGGCAGGCGCGCCGGGCCGACCAGGCCGAACCAGATGCTGGCGTCGAAGCCATCAAAGCCCTGCTCGGCCAGGGTTGGCACGCCGGGCTGGCTCTTCGAGCGCTTGGGGCGGGTCTGCGCCAGGGCGATGACGCGGCCGCTCTTCAGATGGGTGGTGGCCGTGGTCATGCCCTCGAAGGCGTACTGGATCTGGCCGCCCAGCATGTCGGTGATCATCGGCGCCGAGCCCTTGTAGGGCACATGCAGCACGTCCACCTTGGCACGGGCCTTGAACAACTCCAGGGCCAGGTGTTGCGCCGAGCCGTTGCCGGCCGAGCCGAAGCTGATCTGGCCGGGTTTCTGGCGGCACAGCTCGACCAGGCCGGGCAGGGTCTTGACCGCTTGGCCGGCGCCACAGATCAGCATCTGCGGCGTGGCGCCGACCAGGCCTATCGCCGTGAAGTCGCGCTCGGCCGAATAGCCCAGCCGCGGCAGCAAGCCGGGCGCAATGCCGTGGCTGCTGATGTGGGCCATCAACAGGTTCAGGCCGTCGGGCGCCGACTTGGCCACCTGGTCGGCAGCAATGGTGCCGGCGGCCCCGGCCTTGTTGTCGACAACGAGGGTGGCCTTCCACATCGCCGCCAGTTTTTGCGCCAGCAGGCGGGCCAGCACATCGGTGCCGCCGCCGGGCGGGAAGCCGACCATCAGTCGCACCGGGCCGGTGGGCCAGCCGGCGGTCTGGGCCTGGCTCAGCCCGGCGGCCAGGCCGGTCAGCGAGCTGATGACAAAGCTTCTGCGTTTCATATTCCCGTCTCCTGGTTCTTCGGTTTTTTGGGGCGGATCATGCCGCCAGTGCCAACGACGCCGCCTTCGGCATCCGGAAGCGCAGCGCTTCCAGCTCGCCCATCAAACTTTGCTGCTGGGCCGGGTCCAGCTCCACCAGTGGCGGCCGTACGGTCGCCCAGCCCGGGTCGCCACTCTGCCAGGCGATTGCCGCCTTCATCGCCGCAATCATCGGCCGCTGCTGGAACACGGCGCGGGTGTCGTTCAAGGCCCGCTGCCGGGCATCGGCGGCCTCGTCGCGCCAGTGCTCG
It contains:
- a CDS encoding tripartite tricarboxylate transporter substrate binding protein encodes the protein MKRRSFVISSLTGLAAGLSQAQTAGWPTGPVRLMVGFPPGGGTDVLARLLAQKLAAMWKATLVVDNKAGAAGTIAADQVAKSAPDGLNLLMAHISSHGIAPGLLPRLGYSAERDFTAIGLVGATPQMLICGAGQAVKTLPGLVELCRQKPGQISFGSAGNGSAQHLALELFKARAKVDVLHVPYKGSAPMITDMLGGQIQYAFEGMTTATTHLKSGRVIALAQTRPKRSKSQPGVPTLAEQGFDGFDASIWFGLVGPARLPPALVTRINADLNAVLAQPDVIEKLDQFGAEDGGGSPKRFGDFMSAERTKWAQIIKAGNVTPDS